One genomic segment of Streptomyces sp. RerS4 includes these proteins:
- a CDS encoding VIT1/CCC1 transporter family protein → MSIIDIEAPLHTAHRDNHTHRDVNGGWLRPAVFGAMDGLVSNLALMTGVAGGAVSPQTVAITGLAGLAAGAFSMAAGEYTSVASQRELVLAELDVERRQLRKHPVGEMEELAALYVSRGVEPALAREVAAQMSRDPERALEIHAREELGIDPDDLPSPLVAAVSSFGSFALGALLPVLPYLLGATALWPAVVLALVGLFACGAIVSRVTARSWWFSGLRQLVLGGAAAGVTYILGTWIGGAIG, encoded by the coding sequence ATGTCCATCATCGACATCGAAGCACCACTGCACACCGCCCACCGTGACAACCACACCCACCGTGACGTCAACGGCGGATGGCTGCGGCCGGCCGTCTTCGGTGCGATGGACGGACTCGTCTCGAACCTCGCCCTGATGACCGGTGTGGCGGGCGGCGCGGTGTCCCCGCAGACCGTCGCGATCACCGGCCTGGCCGGGCTGGCGGCCGGCGCCTTCTCGATGGCCGCCGGCGAGTACACCTCCGTCGCCTCCCAGCGCGAGCTGGTCCTCGCCGAGCTGGACGTGGAGCGCCGCCAGCTGCGCAAGCACCCGGTCGGCGAGATGGAGGAGCTCGCCGCGCTCTACGTCTCGCGCGGCGTCGAACCGGCGCTCGCCCGCGAGGTCGCGGCGCAGATGTCCCGGGACCCCGAGCGGGCGCTGGAGATCCACGCCCGCGAGGAGCTCGGCATAGACCCCGACGACCTGCCGTCGCCGCTGGTCGCGGCGGTGTCCTCGTTCGGCTCCTTCGCGCTGGGCGCGCTGCTGCCCGTCCTGCCGTACCTGCTCGGCGCGACCGCCCTGTGGCCGGCGGTGGTGCTCGCGCTCGTCGGGCTCTTCGCGTGCGGGGCGATCGTCTCGCGGGTCACGGCGCGGTCCTGGTGGTTCAGCGGCCTGCGCCAGCTCGTCCTGGGTGGCGCGGCCGCCGGTGTGACGTACATCCTGGGAACCTGGATCGGCGGCGCCATAGGCTAA
- a CDS encoding ADP-ribosylglycohydrolase family protein — protein MTTTLTLEDRVTGSLVGAAVGDALGGPVEGWSPDQIVERHGGRVHGIVGPWYPDWRTARPIAPYHKGDGHVTDDTLMTHALIRVYAAVRDHLDAHAVADHLVPDLMSTPRWIPELEAEALPLQRVFLAEKWIVTRLHYAHVDPREAGAGNIVNCGAAMYMAPVGLVNAGHPRSAYAEALDVTGAHQSSYGREAAGVFAAAVAAACVPGATAGTVVETALSLAKDGTRAAIAAVAEEAARHRDFESALAPLRAAVAPYDTVGPDYRAPSLGARRPSRLHSIEELPIALGMLLIADGAYEASVLGAVNYGRDCDSTATMAGALAGALGGEGAVPQAWAKRVAEASRLDLHAPAATLAEVAREVFALDAERRRAHERAFTALASAR, from the coding sequence ATGACGACGACGCTCACACTGGAGGACCGCGTCACCGGGTCCCTCGTCGGAGCCGCCGTGGGCGACGCCCTCGGCGGCCCCGTCGAGGGCTGGTCCCCGGACCAGATCGTCGAACGGCACGGCGGCCGCGTCCACGGCATCGTCGGCCCCTGGTACCCCGACTGGCGCACCGCCCGCCCCATCGCGCCCTACCACAAGGGCGACGGCCACGTCACGGACGACACCCTCATGACACACGCCCTGATCCGCGTGTACGCGGCCGTACGCGACCACCTCGACGCCCACGCCGTCGCCGACCACCTCGTCCCCGACCTGATGTCCACCCCCCGCTGGATCCCCGAGCTGGAGGCGGAGGCCCTGCCCCTCCAGCGGGTGTTCCTCGCCGAGAAGTGGATCGTGACCCGCCTGCACTACGCGCACGTCGACCCCCGCGAGGCCGGCGCCGGCAACATCGTCAACTGCGGCGCGGCGATGTACATGGCGCCGGTCGGACTGGTCAACGCGGGCCACCCCCGGTCCGCGTACGCCGAGGCACTGGACGTCACCGGCGCGCACCAGTCCTCGTACGGGCGCGAGGCGGCGGGCGTCTTCGCGGCGGCGGTGGCGGCGGCGTGCGTGCCGGGCGCGACGGCCGGCACGGTCGTGGAGACGGCGCTCTCCCTCGCCAAGGACGGCACCCGCGCGGCCATCGCCGCCGTCGCGGAAGAGGCCGCGCGCCACCGGGACTTCGAGTCGGCGCTCGCCCCGCTGCGCGCGGCCGTCGCCCCGTACGACACGGTCGGCCCGGACTACCGCGCCCCCTCGCTCGGCGCCCGGCGCCCCTCGCGCCTGCACTCCATCGAGGAACTGCCCATCGCGCTCGGCATGCTGCTGATCGCGGACGGGGCCTACGAGGCCTCCGTGCTCGGCGCCGTCAACTACGGCCGTGACTGCGACTCCACCGCCACCATGGCGGGCGCGCTCGCCGGCGCCCTCGGCGGCGAGGGCGCCGTCCCGCAGGCCTGGGCCAAGCGGGTCGCCGAGGCCAGCCGGCTCGACCTGCACGCGCCCGCCGCGACCCTGGCCGAGGTGGCCCGCGAGGTCTTCGCCCTCGACGCCGAGCGCCGCCGCGCCCACGAGCGGGCCTTCACCGCCCTCGCGTCCGCCCGGTGA
- a CDS encoding ADP-ribosylglycohydrolase family protein gives MELIACDPQVLLQRARGALLGLAVGDALGAPAENMKPSEIRARWGRIEGFVSEDPAGTDDTEYAIFSGLLLARHGSALTVAHVERAWHTWIADLDEGPFRGAGFSERGTLENLRRGLAAPISAQHRHAWSDGLAMRAAPFGVFAAGRPAEAARLVAIDGTVSHDGEGIYGGQAVAAGVAAAMAGGSPASVVSAALSVIPSDSWTARSLRRAVTAAPRGERAVRSAVVIGGYPWTDLAPEAVGLAFGAFAACRGEFVDSVLTAVNMGRDADTTAAVAGALSGALSGAPAIPPPWAAAIGPVRGSCLPSMRGYHVLDIADLLTPESEPPR, from the coding sequence ATGGAGCTGATTGCATGCGATCCGCAAGTCCTCCTCCAACGGGCCAGGGGCGCGCTTCTCGGCCTCGCGGTGGGTGACGCGTTGGGCGCCCCCGCCGAGAACATGAAGCCGTCGGAGATCCGGGCCCGGTGGGGCCGCATCGAGGGCTTCGTGAGCGAGGACCCGGCCGGTACGGACGACACGGAGTACGCCATCTTCTCGGGCCTGCTGCTCGCCCGGCACGGCTCGGCGCTGACCGTCGCCCACGTCGAACGGGCCTGGCACACCTGGATCGCCGACCTCGACGAGGGCCCGTTCCGGGGCGCCGGCTTCTCCGAGCGGGGCACGCTGGAGAACCTCCGCCGGGGCCTGGCCGCGCCGATCTCCGCGCAGCACCGTCACGCCTGGTCGGACGGGCTGGCCATGCGGGCGGCGCCGTTCGGGGTGTTCGCGGCGGGCCGCCCGGCGGAGGCGGCGCGGCTCGTCGCCATCGACGGCACCGTCAGCCACGACGGCGAGGGCATCTACGGGGGCCAGGCCGTGGCCGCCGGGGTCGCCGCCGCGATGGCGGGGGGCTCCCCCGCGTCCGTGGTCTCGGCGGCGCTGTCCGTCATCCCGTCCGACTCGTGGACGGCCCGCTCCCTGCGCCGGGCGGTCACGGCCGCCCCGCGGGGGGAGCGGGCGGTCCGCTCGGCGGTGGTCATCGGCGGCTACCCGTGGACGGACCTGGCGCCGGAGGCGGTGGGCCTGGCGTTCGGGGCGTTCGCCGCCTGCCGGGGGGAGTTCGTCGACTCGGTCCTGACCGCCGTGAACATGGGCCGGGACGCCGACACCACCGCCGCCGTCGCGGGCGCCCTGTCCGGGGCCCTGTCGGGGGCCCCCGCGATCCCCCCGCCCTGGGCGGCGGCCATCGGCCCGGTCCGGGGCAGCTGCCTCCCCTCGATGCGCGGCTACCACGTCCTGGACATCGCGGACCTCCTCACCCCCGAATCCGAGCCCCCCCGATGA